One stretch of Glycine soja cultivar W05 chromosome 7, ASM419377v2, whole genome shotgun sequence DNA includes these proteins:
- the LOC114418673 gene encoding zinc finger protein VAR3, chloroplastic: MSSSKLTLYGIGTALFRTRRTAPVTVTPHSPFLFFKPIPFPPCFLRPDSSSSSSFSAAAAAAETLPSVDHPWPEWVSFVDRLNTKGYLPKTSSSDDTVSLYANMNSLKDACLSFARDRYDLFNLLPTNDIQAVVEGGCPNLLRKAVNSAKRLRAHLQLDEGDVCGACYLRSSCDRAYVILKDFETDARTVDIVRILLFYALDPLVLSGGDKPPGREVIESSVRKLLSQLIELSESPAPAPAPARSKPTAQDGVVEGQSLSVTTNQLFKDVEMKKGDWMCPKCNFMNFSRNTQCLNCKEDKPKDINPFTVQMKPGDWTCPECNYLNFARNRLCLECKIEGPAKEANTIEVERKKGDWTCPQCGFMNYARNTKCLRCPETRPKKHPGDWNCPGCGFMNFASKMKCLHCQEPNPSSKKYSGDWSCPKCDFYNYARNMACLKCNAERPKEQPTVDYEDHEWRRSN, from the exons atgtcaTCTTCTAAGCTCACACTGTACGGAATCGGAACCGCACTCTTCCGCACCCGTAGAACTGCACCCGTAACTGTAACTCCCCActctccctttctcttcttcaaaCCCATTCCCTTCCCGCCGTGCTTCCTCCGCCCCgattcctcttcctcctcctccttctccgccgccgccgccgccgcagAAACCCTACCCTCCGTCGACCACCCCTGGCCGGAATGGGTCTCCTTCGTCGACCGCTTGAACACCAAAGGCTACCTCCCCAAAACCTCCTCTTCCGACGACACCGTAAGCCTTTACGCCAACATGAACTCTCTCAAGGACGCTTGTCTCAGCTTCGCGCGTGACCGTTACGACCTTTTCAA TTTGCTGCCTACAAATGATATCCAAGCAGTGGTTGAGGGTGGGTGCCCTAATCTTCTCCGTAAAGCTGTTAATTCAGCTAAGAGGCTGAGAGCACACCTGCAATTAGATGAAGGGGAT GTTTGTGGTGCTTGCTATCTACGAAGCTCTTGTGATAGAGCTTATGTGATTCTGAAGGATTTTGAAACTGATGCCCGAACTGTTGATATAGTTCGAATACTTTTGTTCTACGCACTAGATCCACTTGTGCTTTCTGGAGGAGACAAACCACCGGGCCGGGAAGTTATTGAATCATCTGTCAGAAAACTTCTCTCTCAGCTAATTGAGTTGAGTGAGTCCCCTGCTCCTGCCCCTGCTCCTGCTCGTTCAAAGCCTACTGCACAGGATGGTGTGGTAGAAGGCCAATCTCTAAGTGTTACGACTAATCAATTGTTTAAAGATGTTGAGATGAAGAAAGGTGACTGGATGTGTCCAAA ATGCAATTTCATGAACTTTTCTAGAAATACACAATGCCTGAATTGTAAGGAAGACAAGCCTAAGGATATTAACCCGTTTACTGTTCAAATGAAGCCAGGAGATTGGACCTGTCCTGA AtgcaattatttaaattttgccAGAAACAGACTATGTCTAGAATGCAAAATAGAGGGGCCGGCGAAGGAAGCTAATACCATtgaagttgaaaggaaaaaaggagATTGGACTTGCCCACA ATGTGGGTTCATGAATTATGCTAGGAACACGAAATGTTTGCGTTGTCCTGAGACAAGGCCTAAGAAACATCCTGGGGACTGGAATTGTCCCGG GTGTGGGTTCATGAATTTTGCTAGTAAAATGAAGTGTTTGCATTGTCAAGAGCCAAACCCAAGTTCCAAGAAATATAGTGGGGATTGGAGTTGCCCCAA ATGCGATTTCTACAATTATGCAAGAAATATGGCTTGCCTGAAGTGCAATGCTGAACGCCCTAAAGAACAACCAACCGTTGACTATGAGGACCATGAATGGAGACGATCAAACTGA